A single region of the Nicotiana sylvestris chromosome 6, ASM39365v2, whole genome shotgun sequence genome encodes:
- the LOC138870304 gene encoding uncharacterized protein, with protein MDPLKYIFQKTMPMGKLAKWQILLSRFDIIYVTQKAVKGKALANHLAENPAGGEYEPLKISPCTNNMAEYEACILGLNMVVDMNIQELLTICDSDFLMHQVKAASYKVVTKKVIADFVKDRIVCRFGVLESIVTDNAANLNSDLMKAMCETFKIKLKNSTTYKPQLNGAVEAANKNIKKILRKMVENHKQWHEKLPFALLGYRTTVRTSTGATPYMLVYDGKRMNAVCHGQLYQNKMSKAFNKRVKPRQFSPGQLVLKKIFPHQDEAKRKFSPNWQGPYMVHRVLIGGALILAEMNGEIWQKPINSDAVKRYYA; from the exons atggaccctttgaagtacatattccagaaaacCATGCCAATGgggaagctagccaagtggcaaatactGTTGAGTAGGTTCGATAttatctacgtaactcaaaaggcagtcaaaggGAAAGCATTGGCaaatcatcttgctgaaaacccggcgggaggagaatatgaacccttgaaaat AtctccctgcaccaacaacatggcagagtatgaagcctgcatactaggactcaacatggtagtcgacatgaatattcaggagctgctgACAATCTGTGATTCAGATTTTCTTATGCACCAG gtaaaggctgcatcttacaaagttgtcaccaagaaagtcatcgcagactttgtcaaagatcgtattgtttgtcgatttggaGTTCttgagtccattgttactgataatgctgccaacctcaatagtgatctaatgaaagccatgtgtgaaacttttaaaatcaaactcaagaattccacaacctataaACCTCAgctgaatggagccgtagaagctgccaacaaaaacatcaagaagatactaaggaagatggtagaaaaccacaaacaatggcacgagaagctaccttttgctttgttgggatatcgcactacagttcgcacatcaactggaGCAACCccttacatgctggtttatg atgggaaaaggatgaatgcagtatgtcacggtcagctttaccaGAATAAaatgtccaaagctttcaacaaaagggtcaaaccaaggcaattttcACCAGGACAACTTGTGTtgaagaagattttcccacaccaagatgaagccaaaaggaaattctctcctaactggcaaggtccgtacatggttcacagggtgctaataggcggagcactcatacttgcagaaatgaacGGAGAAATTTGGcaaaaaccaatcaattcagatgcagtcaagagatactatgcttag
- the LOC138870305 gene encoding uncharacterized protein — MANMVGQVLESHKIIFHEDELPPEKLNHNRALYITAQFEDKFIARVLVDGGSSLNICPLDTLKRLYYPLEQPVPHLDQDFHQADIIWGTAEEEALVGLKNLFLEEEDMDYNAIIKEEEEEGLTIQTVEKGAEVVREVENFENKPKSNLDETEAVNLGDTEIVKETRINIHLSPTEKEEYIHFLKEYEDIFAWSYDDMTGLSTSIAAHKLPTNLTCLLVKQKLRKFKPDMSLKIKEEVTNQIKAKDLRVVEYPTWLANIVPVLKNDGKVRNARATYMRAMTTIFHDMIHKEIKVYVDDIIIKSKRAADHITDLRKFFDRLKRYNLKLNPTKCAFRIPAGKLLGFIISHRGIELDSSKVKAIQELSPPRSKKDVMSFLGCLNYISRFIAHSTVICEPIFKMLKKDAETSWTEDCQKAFDKIKEYLSTPPVLVLSEPG; from the exons atggccaatatggtagggcaggtgctggaaagtcacaagataatcttccacgaagatgagttgCCGCCTGAAAAGTTGAATCACAACAGAGCATTGTATATCACAgcgcaatttgaagacaagttcattgccagggtcttggttgatggaggatcaagcctcaatatttgtccattagatactctgaaaag actgtattaccctctcgagcaaccagtgccacatctagATCAagattttcaccaagctgatataatatggggaactgcagaagaggaagcattAGTTGGGCTGAAGAATCTGTTCTTGGAAGAGGAAGACATGGACTATAATGCCATaattaaggaggaggaggaggaaggccttactattcagactgtggagaagggagct gaagttgttagggaagttgaaaactttgagaataagcctaagtccaatctggacgaaaccgaagcggTAAACTTGGGGGACACCGAGATTGTCAAAGAGACTCGCATCAACATTCACttatcaccaacagagaaggaagagtatatccatttcctaaaggaatatgaggacatcttcgcatggtcatatgatgacatgaccggtttgagcacatccatagcagctcacaagttgcctactaatctcACGTGTCTGctagtgaagcagaaactcagaaaatttaaaccagacatgagcctaaaaatcaaggaggaagttaccaatcAGATCAAAGCCAAAGATCTTAGGGTGGTTGAatacccaacttggttagctaacattgtgccagtactgAAGAACGATGgaaaagtcaga AATGCTAGGGCTacctatatgagagccatgacaaccatcttccatgatatgatacataaagaaataaaggtgtatgtggacgacatcattatcaaatccaagagggccgcagaccATATaacagacttgaggaagttctttgacaggttaaagAGGTACAATCTGAAGCTGAACCCCACCAAGTGTGCATTCAGGATTCctgcaggaaagttattgggattcatcatcaGCCATCGAGGGATCGAGTTAGATtcatctaaagtcaaggctattcaggagttatcGCCACCTAGGAgtaaaaaggacgtgatgagcttcctgggatgtctcaactatatcagtcgctttaTAGCACattccacagtcatatgtgaacctatcttcaagatgctgaagaaagatgccgaaacaagttggaccgaggattgtcagaaagctttcgacaaaattaAGGAGTACCTTTctacaccaccagttctggtcctgtcggaaccaggatga